The following is a genomic window from Armatimonadota bacterium.
GCGGCTGACCAGCGCGTCCCGCGGATCGCCGCGCCGCAGGACCGCGGCGATGCGCAGCCCGGGGCTCTCGCCCGTGGGCAGGTCCTTGGCGCTGTGGACGGCCAGGTCCACCGCCCCCGCGCGCAGGGCGGCCTCCAGCTCCTTCACGAAGACCCCGCGGCCCAGGGCCGCGATCGGGCGCCCGCCGCCCTCGTCCCCGGCCGTGCGCACGATGACGACCTCCACCGCGGCGCCGCGCGCGGCCAGCGCCTGCACGACCAAGTCGGCCTGTGCGCGGGCCAGCGTGCTCCCCCGCGTGCCCAGCCTCAGCCGCTCAGCCACCGATCTCCTCGTGTCGGACCGGTGCGGGCTGCCCGGGGGCGCCGTCGCCTTCGCCCTCTTCCAGGGCGAACAGGTCGCGCACCACCTCGACGTAGGTCCGCCCGTGCGTGGCGGCCCGGTCGCGCAGGCGCACCGTGGGGTGGTGGAGGAGCTTGTTGAGCAACCGCCGGCCGAAGGCGCGCAGGCGTTCCGCGTCGCCGTCGCGCCAGCCGCTCACCTCGGCGTCCAGCAGCGCCTCGGCCCGCCGGCGCAGCGCCTGGATCGTGGGGACCGCCTCGCGCCCGGCCAGCCAGGTGAGGAAGGCCTCCGTCTCCTCCTCCACGATCGCCGTGGCCGCCGCCACCACCTCGGGCGGCACCGCACTCTGCGCCCGCGCCCGCAGGTCATCGAGGTCGATCAGGCTCAGTCCAGGGAGGTGGCGGGCGGCCGGCTCCACGTCGCGCGGCACGGCCAGGTCCACGACGACCATCGGCTGGCTCCACTGGTCCCCTGCGGCACGCGCGGCCAGCGCGCGGGCCAGGCGCTCCCGGGTGAGCACCGGCGCCGGCGCCCCCGTGCAGGTGATGACGATGTCGGCCGTCCCCAGCGCCTCGTCGAGGGTGTCGAAGGCCACCGGGTGCCCCCCGACCGCGCGCGCGAGCGCCCGGGCGGTCTCGATGGTGCGGTTGGCCACGAGGATCGCGTCGAGATCCTGGCGGCGCAGCGCCCGGGCGGTGAGCATGCCTACCTTGCCGGCACCGACCAGCAGGAGGCGGCGGCCGCGCAGCCCGCCGAGCAGCTCCCCTGCCGCCTGCACGGCCACCCTGGGGATGGTGGGGCGGTCGCGGCCGAGCGGCGTCTCCGCGCGCACCCGACGGCCGGCGACGAGAGCGCGCTGTCCCAGGCGGTCCAGGACCGTGCCCAGCCGGCCTGCCGTCCGCGCCTCCGCGAGAGCCGCCCGCACCTGGGCCAGCACCTGGGGCTCCCCGACCACCATGGAGTCCAGCCCGGCAGCGACCGCCAGGAGGTGGCGCACCGCCTCGGCGGCGTCCCACACGACCAGCGGGTCGATGGATGCACCGCCGCCGGACCAGCCCGCCGCCGCCAGCAGTCTCTCGGCCAGCTGCGAGGCCGGCGCCGTCCCGTAGAGCTCGGTCCGGTTGCACGTGGTCAGCAGCAGCGCCTCGCCGGGCAGTGACTGGAGGGCACGGCGCGCGGTGTCGCGGGGGAGGGCGAAGCGTTCGCGCACCGCCAGCGGCGCCGTCTTGTGGGTGATGCCGACCGCCGCGATCATGCCGGAGCCTCGGGACGGGCCTCGTAGTCGCGCACGATGGTGACCAGGACCTCGTCGAGCAGACGGTTCACCTGGCGCAGCGTCCGCAGTTGCGCCTCCCCGGGAGGGGCGACCTGCAACGTCCGCAGGAGGAGCGTGCTGCGGAAGAGGCAGAAGGCCTCGGTGGCGTGCGACAGCGACAGCCCCGCCTGCCGCAGCTCGCGCGCGTAGCTGTGGCCGATGGTGCGGATCTTGCGCAGCGCAGCCTTCGCCTCCACCTCTCCCCCCGCCGCCCCCGCCACGAGCTCCAGGACGGCCCGGCCGTAGGCGCGCGCCCGGCGCCGGAAGGCCTCGTCCAATCCGGCGAACCAGGGCTGGGCGCGCAGGCGGCGGGCCGGGAGCTGGCTGGCCAGCCGGAAGGTCCGGCGCCGCAACGCCCCGGCCACATCCGGGGGCGGCGGGGTCATGAGGGCGCGCAGGTCCTCCTCCAGGAAGCGCCGGTGGCCACCGGGCGTGCGGAAGGTGCGGACCTTCCCCTGATCGGCCCAGTGGCGCAACGTGCCCTCGTCCACCCCCAGCAGGGCGGCGGCGTCGCGCAGGGGCAGCCAGCGGGGAGGCGTCGAATCTTGCATTACTTATACAATTCTACACTTTTCGCCCAGATCCTGTGCAAACCCCTGGCTCGCGACCGAGCCGAGACGAGCGCGGCCTCGGTCATGCTTCGGACCACAGGGGCCGCCTCGGCCACACCGCCCGAAAGGGGGAAACCTTCCCAGAGCGCTCCCCTCACGGATCGAGGAAGGGAGGTGCGTGGGAGATGAACCTGTCGAGGTCCCGAGGTGAACCCGGGAGGGGGAGCCGAACTCCTCGTCCATGCGGGTCATCGTCGTCCACGGCGGGGCGGGCGCGGCGGATGCGGAGCGCGAGGCGCGCCGGCGGGCCGGCTGTCTGGAGGCCGCCCGGCGAGGGTGGGCGATCTTGCGCCAGGGAGGGGACGCCGTCGAGGCCGTCGTCGAGGCCGTGGCCGCCCTTGAGGACGACCCGGAGTTCAACGCCGGCCTGGGAGCGGTCCTGACGCGGGACGGGCAGGTCCAGTTGGACGCGGCGGTGATGCGCGGGTGGGACCGGGCGGCGGGAGCTGTCGCCTGGGTGACGCGGACCCGCAATCCCGTGAGGCTCGCCCGGCTCCTGCTGGACCGCGAGACCGTCCTGATGGTCGGCCCACCGGCCGATGCGCTGGCCGGCGAGGCCGGACTGCCCCGGGTCGACCCGGCGGCCCTCATCACCCCCCGCCAGCGAGAGCGCCTGGCAACCTTCCTGGCATCCCGGCGCGTAGAGGAGGGTGGGACGGTCGGCGCGGTGGCCCGCGACAGCTCGGGGGGCTTGGCGGCAGCGACCTCTACGGGAGGACGGCTCGGGCAACGCTCCGGTCGCGTGGGGGACACCCCCGTCATCGGCGCGGGCACGTATGCCGATCAGCGGGGGGCGGCGTCGGCGACCGGAACGGGAGAGGCCTTCATCCGCGCCGTGGCCGCGTTCCGGGCGGTCTCCGCGCTCGACCACGCGTCGCCGGACGACGCCGCCACCGCCGCGCTGGCCACGGTCACCGAGGTCGGCGGTCGCGGAGGGTTGATCGTCGTGAACGCCCGCGGGGAGTTCGGTGTGGCCTTCACGACCGCCCAGATGGTCCACGCCTGGATCCGGGAAGGGGAGGAAGGCACCGGCGCGTAAGGAAGAAGGGATGACGGACTGGCTGCTCACGCCGCCACTGACGGCCTCGGAGCCCCTCGCCTGGCAGGTGAGCCGGATCGGCGAGGCCGCACTCCTCAGGGTCGACGGCGCCATCGACCTCTCTACCGTCTACCTCTTCCGAGTCGCCCTGCGGCGGGGGCGGGCGGTGAGTCCCACGGTCATCGTGGACCTGAGCGGGGTCTCCTTCGTCGACCTGGCGGCCGTGCAGGCGCTGGAGCACGCCTATCACCGCTGGCACCGGACGGGCGGCCGCCTGATCGTGGTGGCCAGCGCTCCTCGGGTGCGGCGGATGCTCGAGTTCGTCCACGGGCGCCGGTTCCTCGTCGTCACTCCATCCGTGGGGATGGCCCTGCAGCTCCTGGGCCAGGAGGCCGGGGCCGAAACCGGCGCCGACGGTACCCGTCCGGCCGGCCGCTGATCCGGCCGGAGCTCCCCCCGGAGCTCCCACAGGGAGTGGACGATGTCCCCGGACCGGACAGACAATGTTCGGGGGAAATGCGGGATG
Proteins encoded in this region:
- a CDS encoding STAS domain-containing protein, with protein sequence MTDWLLTPPLTASEPLAWQVSRIGEAALLRVDGAIDLSTVYLFRVALRRGRAVSPTVIVDLSGVSFVDLAAVQALEHAYHRWHRTGGRLIVVASAPRVRRMLEFVHGRRFLVVTPSVGMALQLLGQEAGAETGADGTRPAGR
- a CDS encoding helix-turn-helix domain-containing protein — its product is MQDSTPPRWLPLRDAAALLGVDEGTLRHWADQGKVRTFRTPGGHRRFLEEDLRALMTPPPPDVAGALRRRTFRLASQLPARRLRAQPWFAGLDEAFRRRARAYGRAVLELVAGAAGGEVEAKAALRKIRTIGHSYARELRQAGLSLSHATEAFCLFRSTLLLRTLQVAPPGEAQLRTLRQVNRLLDEVLVTIVRDYEARPEAPA
- the hemA gene encoding glutamyl-tRNA reductase, with amino-acid sequence MIAAVGITHKTAPLAVRERFALPRDTARRALQSLPGEALLLTTCNRTELYGTAPASQLAERLLAAAGWSGGGASIDPLVVWDAAEAVRHLLAVAAGLDSMVVGEPQVLAQVRAALAEARTAGRLGTVLDRLGQRALVAGRRVRAETPLGRDRPTIPRVAVQAAGELLGGLRGRRLLLVGAGKVGMLTARALRRQDLDAILVANRTIETARALARAVGGHPVAFDTLDEALGTADIVITCTGAPAPVLTRERLARALAARAAGDQWSQPMVVVDLAVPRDVEPAARHLPGLSLIDLDDLRARAQSAVPPEVVAAATAIVEEETEAFLTWLAGREAVPTIQALRRRAEALLDAEVSGWRDGDAERLRAFGRRLLNKLLHHPTVRLRDRAATHGRTYVEVVRDLFALEEGEGDGAPGQPAPVRHEEIGG
- a CDS encoding isoaspartyl peptidase/L-asparaginase; amino-acid sequence: MRVIVVHGGAGAADAEREARRRAGCLEAARRGWAILRQGGDAVEAVVEAVAALEDDPEFNAGLGAVLTRDGQVQLDAAVMRGWDRAAGAVAWVTRTRNPVRLARLLLDRETVLMVGPPADALAGEAGLPRVDPAALITPRQRERLATFLASRRVEEGGTVGAVARDSSGGLAAATSTGGRLGQRSGRVGDTPVIGAGTYADQRGAASATGTGEAFIRAVAAFRAVSALDHASPDDAATAALATVTEVGGRGGLIVVNARGEFGVAFTTAQMVHAWIREGEEGTGA